A DNA window from Scomber japonicus isolate fScoJap1 chromosome 14, fScoJap1.pri, whole genome shotgun sequence contains the following coding sequences:
- the pgbd5 gene encoding piggyBac transposable element-derived protein 5, with protein sequence MAECGRKALSLLEAARSRYESLQISDDVFGESGDDSSDNPFYSTSGDSDSDNCIAEVGEEEHHHHHHLHHHHQHHQQKRGDKESGHSGGAGGGSTGAGPPGSLSRSQAEEEGWTETLQDVTVPPYKETYGPAQKMPATATALDFFQLFVPDNCIQNMVTQTNMYAKKFQERFGLDEGWRPVTAQEMKAFLGFVTSTSVHRCESVLSIWSSGFFSNRSIALKMSQARFEKILKYFHIVAFRPSQGSNQGLYKIQPFLDSLQQSFSCTFRPSQTQVLHEPLIDEDPIFITTCTERELRKRKKRKFSLWVRQCTSTGFICQISVHLKDGQGTDGLATLKNKPQLHSLVAKQLCQNISGRNTIIFTGPSITSLSLFTEFSKQDIFCCGLLSTRKSDCTGLPQNMLVCGSTPAQRGQSRVMMKGSMSLISWYNKGHFRFLTNAYPPTKQGMIIKRKSGEIPCPLAVEAFAAHLSYICKYDDKYSKYFIFHKPNKTWQQVFWLSISIAINNAYILYKMSDAYTVKRYSRAQFGERLVRELLDLDDCSPTQ encoded by the exons atggCGGAGTGCGGGCGGAAGGCGCTGTCTCTCCTGGAAGCGGCCCGCTCCCGGTACGAGAGCTTGCAGATATCCGACGACGTGTTCGGGGAGTCCGGGGATGACAGCAGCGACAATCCCTTCTACAGCACCTCCGGAGACTCCGACTCAGACAACTGCATAGCCGAGGTAGGCGAGGAGGagcaccaccatcatcaccacctccaccaccaccaccaacatcaCCAACAAAAGCGGGGCGATAAGGAGAGTGGGCACAGCGGGGGAGCTGGAGGTGGCAGCACCGGAGCCGGTCCTCCGGGCTCTCTGTCCCGTAGCCaggcggaggaggagggctgGACGGAGACCCTGCAGGATGTCACGGTGCCGCCGTACAAAGAGACATACG GCCCTGCTCAGAAGATGCCGGCCACCGCCACAGCTCTAGACTTCTTCCAGCTCTTTGTCCCGGACAACTGCATCCAAAACATGGTCACCCAGACTAACATGTATGCCAAGAAGTTCCAGGAGCGCTTCGGCTTGGACGAGGGCTGGCGCCCCGTCACGGCCCAGGAGATGAAGGCATTCCTGGGCTTCGTCACCTCCACCAGTGTGCACCGCTGTGAGTCAGTGCTCAGCATTTGGAGCTCAGGATTCTTCAGCAACCGGAGCATCGCTTTGAAGATGAGCCAGGCACGCTTCGAGAAGATCCTTAAATACTTCCACATCGTGGCTTTCCGGCCGTCACAAGGAAGCAACCAGGGCCTGTACAAGATCCAGCCCTTCCTGGACTCACTGCAGCAGTCATTTAGCTGCACCttcagaccttcacagacacag GTTCTTCATGAACCCTTGATAGACGAAGACCCAATCTTCATCACCACCTGTACGGAAAGAgaactgaggaagaggaagaaacgGAAGTTCAGTCTCTGGGTCCGACAGTGCACCTCCACAGGATTCATCTGTCAG ATCTCAGTCCATTTGAAGGACGGCCAGGGTACTGACGGTCTGGCCACCCTGAAGAACAAGCCACAGCTACACAGCCTTGTGGCCAAGCAGCTCTGCCAGAACATCTCTGGCAGGAACACCATCATCTTCACCGGGCCGTCCATCACCAGCCTCAGCCTCTTCACCGAGTTCAGCAAACAAG ATATCTTCTGCTGTGGTCTGCTGAGCACCAGGAAGAGCGACTGTACAGGATTACCCCAGAACATGCTGGTCTGCGGCTCCACACCGGCGCAGCGTGGTCAATCACGAGTGATGATGAAGGGCAGCATGTCACTGATCAGCTGGTACAACAAGGGACACTTCAGGTTCCTGACCAATGCTTACCCCCCAACAAAACAAG GTATGATCATTAAGAGAAAAAGTGGAGAGATTCCATGTCCTCTGGCTGTCGAGGCGTTTGCGGCTCACCTCAGCTACATCTGCAAATATGACGACAAGTACAGCAA GTACTTTATCTTCCATAAGCCCAATAAGACCTGGCAGCAGGTGTTCTGGTTGAGCATCAGCATCGCCATCAACAACGCATACATCCTCTACAAGATGTCTGACGCCTACACAGTCAAACGCTACAGCCGGGCGCAGTTTGGAGAGAGACTGGTTAGAGAGCTGCTGGATTTAGACGACTGTTCCCCCAcacagtga